A genome region from Anastrepha ludens isolate Willacy chromosome 3, idAnaLude1.1, whole genome shotgun sequence includes the following:
- the LOC128856912 gene encoding peroxisomal multifunctional enzyme type 2, with protein MSLASDAVFQKIIDGLKGNEAKAKAINGVFLYKITKDGKLAKEWTLDCKNAKAYEGPAKDIKVDTTLTVSDDDMVDIALGKLNPQAAFMKGKLKISGNIMLTQKLAPLLKTDAKL; from the exons atgTCGCTTGCTTCCGACgccgtttttcaaaaaattatcgatggtCTGAAAGGAAATGAAGCCAAGGCAAAGGCTATTAATGGTGTCTTCCTATATAAAATTACTAAAGATGGGAAACTGGCAAAAGAATGGA CCTTGGACTGCAAGAATGCAAAAGCATACGAGGGCCCTGCCAAAGATATTAAAGTCGATACTACGCTGACTGTGTCCGACGATGACATGGTGGACATTGCTCTGGGAAAACTCAATCCACAGGCTGCTTTCATGAAGggaaaactcaaaatttccgGAAACATTATGTTAACCCAAAAGTTGGCCCCTCTGCTTAAGACAGATGCTAAATTGTAA
- the LOC128856913 gene encoding AP-3 complex subunit delta, producing the protein MALKKVKGNFERMFDKNLTDLVRGIRNNKDNEAKYIAQCIEEIKQELRQDNINVKCNAVAKLTYIQMLGYDISWAGFNIIEVMSSSRFTCKRIGYLAASQCFHPESELLMLTTNMIRKDLNSQNQYDAGVALSGLSCFISPDLSRDLANDIMTLMSSTKPYLRMKAVLMMYKVFLRYPEALRPAFPKLKEKLEDPDPGVQSAAVNVICELARKNPKNYLPLAPIFFKLMTTSTNNWMLIKIIKLFGALTPLEPRLGKKLIEPLTNLIHSTSAMSLLYECINTVIAVLISISSGMPNHSASIQLCVQKLRILIEDSDQNLKYLGLLAMSKILKTHPKSVQEHKDLILACLDDKDESIRLRALDLLYGMVSKKNLMEIVKRLLGHMERAEGSLYRDELLYKVIEICAQSSYLYVTNFEWYLTVLVELIQLEAGSKHGRLIAEQLLDVAIRVPIVRQFAVNEMTNLLDTFSVSSQSNSMYEVLYAAAWIVGEFSNDLEDAEKTLNILLRPRQVPGHIQGVFVQNVTKLFTRLATTCLENEDVNGLIKLCDHVLEKLQNFISSNDIEVQERANSACILIEMLRSQFNKPAPSSELNYNHDASATLNMLSTDDNENLALHVQSVTPATIPTHAIEIVQEMALLFEGELIPVAPKAQRKVPLPDGLDLDEWINAPPEDESSTSSQEDKDELFVSSVHNEDGTLGKRRKSEELTPEQIERNRTARLIEQSHNPHYLKSSPSATDVNKPKTASTNNSGYNADQYDNIDDIPISELSLDVPLQIGVMKRSDRYLLQEKTISKEKKKHKKSKKNKKSKNKVAYSSSESEDDSKPLHIVNTTMDMPEGVALSDSEDKDSKFDPNDPHRALNIELDIPDLEESKGRIREVSSAANNINNNKRTLGSEVESDKKASSKKREKKKTKRKEKDVDEIKVRNKEESVTSKSHSKSRSRKKSKNDENTNNANLLDIPSEVNKSLAPLTVASSNSPLEKRKKEKTHKSKDVTDESVSGKKEKKSKHHHHHHSQSKEKKECHGSSKGGYEEAIGISTPSKEVI; encoded by the exons ATGGCACTAAAAAAGGTGAAAGGCAATTTCGAGCGTATGTTTGATAAGAATCTTACGGATTTGGTGCGTGGCATAAGAAATAATAAGGATAATGAG gcCAAGTACATCGCACAATGCATTGAGGAAATCAAGCAAGAATTGCGCCAGGATAACATCAATGTCAAGTGCAATGCGGTGGCCAAATTAACATAT ATTCAGATGCTCGGCTACGATATCTCCTGGGCCGGCTTCAACATAATCGAGGTAATGAGCTCCTCGCGATTCACATGCAAACGCATAGGGTATTTGGCGGCAAGTCAATGCTTTCATCCCGAAAGTGAA TTGCTAATGCTAACGACAAATATGATACGTAAGGATTTGAATTCACAAAATCAATATGATGCCGGTGTGGCCTTAAGCGGCCTTAGCTGTTTTATCTCACCAGATTTATCACGAGATCTTGCAAATGATATTATGACACTG ATGAGTTCCACAAAACCATATTTGCGTATGAAAGCCGTCCTTATGATGTATAAAGTGTTCTTACGCTACCCAGAAGCATTAAGGCCTGCATTTCCTAAATTGAAGGAAAAACTAGAAGATCCTGATCCAG gtGTACAGTCCGCTGCAGTCAATGTGATTTGTGAATTGGCTCGCAAAAATCCCAAGAACTATCTGCCGTTAGCACCTATATTTTTCAAGCTCATGACAACGTCTACTAACAACTGgatgttaattaaaataataaaactg TTTGGCGCTTTAACTCCTTTAGAACCCCGGCTAGGAAAGAAATTAATAGAACCTCTCACAAACCTTATTCATAG TACGTCTGCTATGAGCTTGCTCTATGAATGCATAAATACCGTGATCGCCGTACTCATCAGTATCAGCAGCGGAATGCCAAATCACAGTGCCTCAATACAACTTTGTGTGCAAAAACTGCGTATTCTTATCGAGGATTCCGATCAGAATT TGAAATACTTGGGACTTTTGGCTATGTCGAAGATCTTAAAAACTCACCCGAAAAGTGTACAAGAGCACAAGGATTTAATTTTGGCATGTTTAGACGATAAGGACGAATCGATACGTCTTCGTGCACTTGATTTGCTGTACGGCATGGTATCAAAGAAGAATCTCATGGAAATAGTCAAGCGTCTATTGGGACACATGGAGCGCGCTGAGGGATCATTATATCGCGATGAATTGCTCTACAAAGTAATTGAGATTTGCGCACAGAGTTCGTATTTGTACGTcacgaatttcgaatggtattTAACTGTACTAGTGGAATTGATTCAACTGGAGGCAGGTTCCAAGCACG GACGTTTAATCGCTGAGCAACTCCTCGATGTTGCCATACGCGTGCCAATTGTGCGACAATTCGCGGTGAATGAAATGACCAATTTGCTGGACACATTTTCGGTGTCATCGCAAAGCAATTCAATGTATGAAGTGTTATACGCTGCAGCGTGGATTGTTGGTGAATTTTCAAA TGACTTAGAAGATGCGGAAAAGACGTTGAATATTTTGTTGCGCCCACGTCAAGTGCCCGGTCATATACAGGGTGTGTTTGTGCAAAACGTTACTAAATTATTTACAAGACTGGCGACGACATGCTTGGAAAATGAAGATGTGAACGGTCTCATCAAG CTTTgcgatcatgtcctagagaaattgcaaaattttattagttCAAATGACATTGAGGTACAAGAGCGTGCAAATTCCGCATGTATCCTAATTGAAATGCTGCGCTCGCAATTCAACAAGCCTGCGCCTAGTTCTGAATTGAATTACAATCACGACGCCAGCGCCACATTGAATATGCTTTCCACGGATGACAATGAAAACTTGGCCCTGCATGTCCAATCGGTTACACCTGCCACTATACCAACACATGCTATTGAAATCGTTCAAGAGATGGCATTACTGTTTGAAGGCGAACTTATTCCAGTAGCACCAAAGGCGCAACGCAAAGTTCCTCTACCGGATGGATTGGATTTAGATGAGTGGATAAACGCGCCACCTGAAGACGAAAGCAGTACCTCGTCCCAGGAGGATAAAGATGAACTGTTTGTATCATCAGTGCATAATGAGGACGGAACGTTGGGAAAGCGTCGTAAGAGTGAGGAGCTGACGCCTGAGCAGATCGAACGTAATCGCACGGCGCGACTAATAGAACAATCACACAATCCACACTATCTTAAATCATCGCCTTCAGCAACGGATGTAAACAAGCCGAAAACAGCTAGTACAAACAATTCGGGTTACAATGCAGATCaatatgataatattgatgACATTCCGATTTCGGAGCTGTCCCTGGATGTACCGCTGCAAATAGGAG TTATGAAACGCTCTGATCGCTATCTCTTACAAGAGAAAACAATAagcaaagagaagaaaaaacataagaagtcgaaaaaaaacaaaaaatcaaaaaataaagtggCATACAGCAGCTCAGAATCGGAGGATG ATTCCAAACCACTTCATATAGTGAACACCACTATGGACATGCCTGAGGGAGTGGCTCTGTCGGATAGTGAAGATAAAGATTCTAAATTCGATCCAAATGACCCACATCGCGCACTGAATATAGAATTGGATAT tcCTGATTTGGAAGAATCAAAAGGCCGGATCCGAGAGGTTAGCTCTGCGGCTAATAACATAAACAATAATAAACGCACTTTAGGTAGCGAAGTTGAGTCTGATAAGAAAGCCAGCAGCAAGAAACGTGAAAAGAAAAAGACAAAACGCAAAGAAAAGGATGTCGACGAAATCAAAGTTCGAAACAAAGAAGAAAGTGTCACTTCAAAATCGCATTCCAAATCAAGATCaaggaaaaaatcgaaaaatgatgaaaatacaaACAATGCTAATTTGTTGGATATTCCGTCAGAAGTGAATAAAAGTTTAGCGCCTTTAACGGTGGCAAGTAGCAACAGCCCTTTGGAAAAACGTAAGAAAGAGAAAACGCATAAATCAAAAGATGTGACCGACGAAAGTGTTAGTGGAAAGAAGGAGAAAAAATCCAAACATCATCATCACCACCATAGCCAGAGTAAGGAAAAGAAAGAGTGCCATGGATCGTCAAAAGGAGGTTATGAAGAAGCCATTGGCATTTCAACACCAAGTAAAGAGGTCATTTAA